From a region of the Gossypium raimondii isolate GPD5lz chromosome 10, ASM2569854v1, whole genome shotgun sequence genome:
- the LOC105777317 gene encoding transcription factor bHLH162 isoform X1 — protein sequence MEINSNNPNNFSSRTDRKLIERNRRNQMKALYSELNSLVPHYNSRESISLPDQLGEAANYIKRLQTNLERMKQRKDSLISGGQSMNIASSRTGFSPKVPQIQIHEMGSSLVIGLTTDTHSRFIFNDTIRILHEEGADIVNASFSVVGNTAFHTIHLTVGELTPDYHGVAVTRIAERLNKFIYDAHA from the exons TAATAATTTTTCCTCAAGAACTGATAGAAAACTCATTGAGAGGAACAGAAGGAATCAAATGAAAGCTCTATATTCAGAGCTCAATTCTCTCGTCCCACATTACAACTCTAGG GAATCAATATCACTACCTGATCAGCTAGGTGAAGCTGCAAATTACATAAAAAGGTTACAAACAAACTTGGAGAGGATGAAACAAAGGAAAGATAGCTTAATAAGTGGAGGACAGTCAATGAATATTGCTAGCAGCAGAACTGGTTTTAGCCCAAAAGTTCCACAAATCCAGATTCATGAAATGGGTTCTTCTTTGGTAATCGGTTTAACGACCGACACTCACAGCCGGTTCATTTTTAATGACACCATTCGTATCCTTCATGAAGAAGGAGCTGACATTGTTAATGCCAGTTTCTCTGTAGTTGGCAACACTGCTTTCCACACTATACATCTCACC GTTGGGGAGTTAACACCAGATTATCATGGAGTTGCTGTCACCAGGATAGCTGAGAGATTAAACAAGTTCATCTATGATGCTCATGCATGA
- the LOC105777317 gene encoding transcription factor bHLH162 isoform X2 translates to MEINSNNPNNFSSRTDRKLIERNRRNQMKALYSELNSLVPHYNSRESISLPDQLGEAANYIKRLQTNLERMKQRKDSLISGGQSMNIASSRTGFSPKVPQIQIHEMGSSLVIGLTTDTHSRFIFNDTIRILHEEGADIVNASFSVVGNTAFHTIHLTVGWGVNTRLSWSCCHQDS, encoded by the exons TAATAATTTTTCCTCAAGAACTGATAGAAAACTCATTGAGAGGAACAGAAGGAATCAAATGAAAGCTCTATATTCAGAGCTCAATTCTCTCGTCCCACATTACAACTCTAGG GAATCAATATCACTACCTGATCAGCTAGGTGAAGCTGCAAATTACATAAAAAGGTTACAAACAAACTTGGAGAGGATGAAACAAAGGAAAGATAGCTTAATAAGTGGAGGACAGTCAATGAATATTGCTAGCAGCAGAACTGGTTTTAGCCCAAAAGTTCCACAAATCCAGATTCATGAAATGGGTTCTTCTTTGGTAATCGGTTTAACGACCGACACTCACAGCCGGTTCATTTTTAATGACACCATTCGTATCCTTCATGAAGAAGGAGCTGACATTGTTAATGCCAGTTTCTCTGTAGTTGGCAACACTGCTTTCCACACTATACATCTCACCGTAG GTTGGGGAGTTAACACCAGATTATCATGGAGTTGCTGTCACCAGGATAGCTGA